From Scleropages formosus chromosome 1, fSclFor1.1, whole genome shotgun sequence, a single genomic window includes:
- the LOC114912288 gene encoding RING finger protein 222-like, translating to MKSSCANMSASAPAEKCASDGGTFSECPVCYEPLEEDARTLSCGHVFCHGCLVRTLVTGAGPRAAARGSIVCPICRHLTFITPGLATHGKLPDKRQILEVPSLEAHAPLLLAEPPQPALFRFASSCTWLPGRLGRPRATHPARTTHIFVISNQGRPMAEEDQISVDTTTTTSATESLARRVRPNLCMSAFCVLLLLVTLSLLAGAAGVLRWVLLG from the coding sequence ATGAAGAGCTCCTGCGCGAACATGAGCGCGAGCGCCCCGGCGGAGAAGTGCGCGTCGGACGGCGGCACGTTCTCCGAATGCCCCGTGTGCTACGAGCCCTTGGAGGAGGACGCGCGCACGCTCAGCTGCGGACACGTCTTCTGCCACGGGTGCCTGGTGCGCACGCTCGTGACCGGCGCGGGCCCGCGGGCGGCCGCGCGCGGGTCCATCGTGTGCCCCATCTGCAGGCACCTCACCTTCATCACGCCGGGCCTGGCGACCCACGGGAAGCTCCCGGACAAGCGGCAGATCTTGGAGGTGCCTTCGCTCGAAGCCCACGCGCCGCTCCTCCTCGCGGAGCCCCCCCAGCCGGCGCTCTTCCGCTTCGCCAGCTCCTGCACCTGGCTGCCGGGGCGCTTGGGCCGGCCGCGCGCCACCCACCCCGCCCGAACGACACACATCTTCGTCATCAGCAACCAGGGTCGGCCCATGGCCGAGGAGGACCAGATCAGCGtggacaccaccaccaccactagtGCCACGGAGTCGCTCGCGCGGCGCGTGCGGCCAAACCTCTGCATGAGCGCCTTCtgcgtgctgctgctgctcgtgaCCCTCAGCCTGCTGGCGGGCGCCGCGGGGGTCCTGCGCTGGGTACTGCTGGGCTAG